AAACAGTATATCCTCCTTCAAGTAATACAAATCTCCTTCCTTACCTCCTCTCTCTGCTATTTCTCTCAAACGACTAACCTCAGGGTCATCTTTCTGCTCTCTAACTAAAGACTCCCTAGACCATTCATCGGCCTCCATACTAGATACTACTTCTCCACCATTTAATTCTAACTCATTTTGCCATTCTCCTGGTCCTCAAAAAACTTTCCTATCTCACACTCCTCCTCAGCTTTTAACTCCTTCGACTGAGCTCTGGTAACAGCACTAACTGGAAGAACTTCATCTACAAAGTCTAAGGGTTTCTCAAACTCACTGTCTACTGGGTTACAAATTAATAAGGGATCAGTTCCCACATTACCTTTGGCTAAATCATTACCTAACACTAATCCTATTCCCGCAATAGGTAAATTCTTAACCACTGCCACTTTTACCTCACCCTCTATTATACTACACTTAAGTTTAACAGTAATCAATGGGCAAGACACAACACTATCATGAAAGCCACCTAATAATACTACTTCATTTTCACAAATCTCAACATCTGGGGGTACCACAGATCCTAACAATAATGTCTGAGCTGCACCAGTATCCCTTAAAATTACTACTTCCTCCTCACTACCTGGCTTATTCATAAAATCTACTGTACCATGGGATACATAAGGACCTGAAATCCTTCAATAACTCCCCTATCCTTTATCTCTCTCGCTTTTCTAAGCTTAATACCCTTATCTGCCCCAACTAACATCGTTTTCTTACTAGGAGGATTACCTTTTAACTTATAACACCTAGCCATAACGTGACCCTTCATACCACACCCATAACATACTATCTCCCTAGGGGGTAGGTTACTTCtcctataaaaattataactattGGGAGAGGGAGATTTAAAATGTCTACGTGGAGACGAAGGCTTAAAATGTCTAGGAAGGGACATGTTACTTTTTCCTGCCTCAACTCTTGTCTCCCCTTCATACACTTTCTTATGGGTCAAACTATATTCATCTGAGGTTCTAGCGGCTACTTTTAATGTTTCTACTTGAGTTTCCTCTAAATGAGCTTTTAAATCTTTTGGTACACAGTTTTTAAACTCCTCCAACAAAATTAGCTCCCTCATATCCTGCATATTTCCTACTTTCCTGGAATTACACCAGTCTTCAAATAACCTTTCTTTGCATCTAGCAAACTCTGAATAAGTCTCATCACTTGCTTTCTTTAACTCCCTAAACTTCTGCCTATAGGCCTCAGGCACTAAGGCATATGCTTtcaaaataacatctttcactaATTCATAATTAGAGCTATCCTCAACTGACAAAGCTGAATATGCTGCCTGGGCCTTCCCAACTAACACTACCTGCAACATTATAGTCCAGTTTTCTACCGGCCACTTCATCTGTTTTGCCACCTTTTCAAAGCTGGCAAAAAACTTACTGACTTCTCTCTCACTAAATTTAGGCACTAACTTAATATTGTGGATCAAATCAAAAGACTCATCACTTCCCTTATTCCTACCTCCAAACTTCAAT
This region of Macrobrachium rosenbergii isolate ZJJX-2024 chromosome 39, ASM4041242v1, whole genome shotgun sequence genomic DNA includes:
- the LOC136825828 gene encoding uncharacterized protein; translation: MAVLTSIEDVQPFINTETLEVDIESLKKDELLLIAEYGGLDVSRADRKQVIKSVVMKYLCLEADSIDEDKPVPVRKDEDPKPVQSRRGSRGSRSSLVEGDNVDDDDEVSETGKDRYEITKLQLQIKLKQLENEAKEKDREDREKERKHEERQREHKERQREHQERQREHELKLAQLKFGGRNKGSDESFDLIHNIKLVPKFSEREVSKFFASFEKVAKQMKWPVENWTIMLQVVLVGKAQAAYSALSVEDSSNYELVKDVILKAYALVPEAYRQKFRELKKASDETYSEFARCKERLFEDWCNSRKVGNMQDMRELILLEEFKNCVPKDLKAHLEETQVETLKVAARTSDEYSLTHKKVYEGETRVEAGKSNMSLPRHFKPSSPRRHFKSPSPNSYNFYRRSNLPPREIVCYGCGMKGHVMARCYKLKGNPPSKKTMLVGADKGIKLRKAREIKDRGVIEGFQVLMYPMVQ